A single window of Nocardia higoensis DNA harbors:
- a CDS encoding acetyl-CoA carboxylase family protein has product MRVVVVNRGEIAVRIVRTARARGYRTLVVHTGAERDAPQVRLADEAVELPGEGVPAYLDIPAVVAAAATAGPGALVHPGYGFLSENADFARACAAAGLVFVGPDPDVLAMFGDKVAARAAAERAGLPVLPGTPVGADLDSVSALLAANPHGVMIKAAAGGGGRGMREVREAGELADAFAHCRDEARAAFGDDRVFAEALVTGARHIEIQVIGDGRHARAVGDRDCSVQRRRQKLVEIAPAPALGDQLRARLHRAATDIVEAVRCRGVVTVEFVVRGEQAWFLEVNPRLQVEHTVTEETTGLDLVGVQFDVAAGGSLARLELPDTTPRGYAVQARVNAEVVEAGGQVLPSSGVLTRFDTPTGAGVRVDTAVFPGMRHTVHFDSLLAKIVVRADRLDGALRRCADALAETVVAGVGTNTQVLRAAVAALAGAEPVDTGWFERHIDEFARAAEKFVSEATPAAAVAAAAGPADLRLGPDEVAFTTPMGATVVGVAEPGALVPAGAQVAVLEAMKMQHVLRAEQPLRVLRTLVEPGNVVDPQAALLVWTPADHDIAATDVAAVDLDVVRADLREVVDRQRGVSDEARPEAVAKRRRSGRRTARENIDDLVDADSFVEYGGLAVAAQRLRRSPEDLIANTPADGLITGVATINADRFGERAARAVVLSYDYTVLAGTQGIRNHAKSDRMLEIAHEQRLPVVFFTEGGGGRPGDTDYSGISGLDVTTFRAMGALSGHVPLIGIVSGRCFAGNAALLGMCDVVIATPEANIGMGGPAMIEGGGLGVFRPEDIGPVEVQRRNGVVHVVAEDEADAVAIARRYLAYFQGDIERWEAPDPRTARHVVPENRLHAFDIRAAIESVVDVGSVLELRRDWGVGIVTALVRVEGRPFGLIANDCHHLGGAVDAPAADKLSAFLALCDAHGLPIVSLCDTPGFMVGPEAEKHATVTKFSRLFIDAANMRVPWGTVVLRKGYGLGAQAMAAGSFRSPRFIVSWPTGEIGGMGLEGAVRLGFAKELAAIADPAERAKAFDSLVAAAYANGRALTAATVFEIDDVIDPADTRRWIRLLR; this is encoded by the coding sequence ATGCGTGTGGTCGTGGTGAACAGAGGCGAGATCGCGGTCCGGATCGTGCGGACCGCCCGGGCGCGGGGGTATCGCACGCTCGTCGTGCACACCGGGGCCGAACGCGACGCACCGCAGGTCCGCCTCGCCGACGAGGCCGTGGAGTTGCCCGGCGAAGGCGTGCCGGCCTACCTCGACATCCCCGCCGTCGTGGCAGCCGCCGCGACGGCGGGACCGGGTGCGCTGGTGCACCCGGGGTACGGATTCCTCAGCGAGAACGCCGATTTCGCGCGCGCCTGCGCCGCGGCCGGGCTCGTCTTCGTCGGACCCGATCCCGACGTCCTGGCCATGTTCGGCGACAAGGTGGCCGCTCGCGCGGCCGCCGAACGCGCGGGCCTGCCGGTGCTGCCCGGGACGCCGGTCGGCGCGGATCTCGACTCCGTGTCCGCATTGCTGGCGGCCAATCCACACGGCGTGATGATCAAGGCCGCGGCGGGCGGCGGCGGGCGGGGGATGCGTGAGGTGCGCGAAGCGGGCGAACTCGCCGACGCCTTCGCCCACTGCCGTGACGAAGCCCGTGCCGCCTTCGGCGACGATCGCGTCTTCGCCGAAGCCTTGGTCACCGGTGCCCGCCACATCGAAATCCAGGTGATCGGCGACGGGCGGCACGCGCGCGCGGTGGGCGATCGCGACTGCAGCGTGCAACGGCGCAGACAGAAACTGGTGGAGATCGCGCCTGCCCCCGCGCTCGGTGACCAATTGCGCGCCCGGCTGCACCGCGCGGCCACCGACATCGTCGAGGCGGTGCGGTGCCGGGGCGTGGTCACCGTGGAATTCGTGGTGCGCGGCGAGCAGGCGTGGTTCCTGGAGGTGAACCCCCGTCTGCAGGTCGAGCACACCGTGACCGAGGAGACCACCGGGCTGGACCTGGTGGGCGTCCAATTCGACGTGGCCGCCGGCGGTAGCCTGGCTCGACTCGAACTGCCCGACACCACCCCGCGCGGGTACGCGGTGCAGGCGCGGGTGAACGCCGAGGTCGTGGAGGCGGGGGGACAGGTGCTGCCCAGTTCGGGGGTGCTGACCCGTTTCGACACACCGACCGGTGCGGGCGTGCGGGTCGACACCGCCGTCTTCCCCGGGATGCGGCACACCGTGCATTTCGACTCGCTGCTCGCCAAGATCGTCGTGCGCGCGGATCGCCTGGACGGGGCGTTGCGGCGGTGCGCCGACGCGCTCGCCGAGACCGTCGTCGCCGGTGTGGGCACTAACACGCAGGTGCTGCGGGCCGCGGTGGCCGCGCTCGCCGGGGCCGAACCGGTCGACACCGGCTGGTTCGAACGCCATATCGACGAATTCGCGCGCGCTGCCGAGAAATTCGTCTCGGAGGCGACACCGGCGGCCGCGGTGGCCGCGGCCGCCGGGCCGGCCGACCTGCGGCTCGGTCCGGACGAGGTCGCCTTCACCACGCCGATGGGTGCCACGGTGGTGGGTGTGGCCGAACCGGGCGCTCTCGTACCCGCGGGCGCGCAGGTGGCCGTGCTCGAGGCCATGAAGATGCAGCACGTCCTGCGCGCCGAACAGCCGCTGCGGGTGCTGCGCACGCTCGTCGAGCCCGGCAACGTCGTGGATCCGCAGGCCGCGCTGCTGGTGTGGACGCCCGCCGACCACGACATCGCCGCGACCGATGTCGCCGCGGTGGATCTCGACGTCGTCCGGGCCGATCTGCGTGAGGTTGTCGACCGGCAGCGCGGCGTGTCGGACGAGGCCCGCCCCGAGGCCGTCGCGAAACGGCGCCGGTCGGGCAGGCGCACCGCCCGGGAGAACATCGACGACCTGGTCGACGCGGACAGTTTCGTCGAATACGGGGGTCTGGCCGTCGCCGCGCAGCGCCTGCGCCGCAGTCCCGAGGATCTCATCGCCAACACCCCCGCCGACGGCCTGATCACCGGCGTCGCCACCATCAACGCCGACCGGTTCGGTGAGCGCGCCGCCCGCGCGGTGGTGCTGTCCTATGACTACACCGTGCTGGCGGGCACGCAGGGCATCCGCAATCACGCCAAGTCCGACCGCATGCTCGAGATCGCCCATGAGCAGCGGTTGCCGGTGGTGTTCTTCACCGAAGGCGGCGGCGGCCGTCCGGGCGACACCGACTACTCGGGCATCTCGGGTCTGGACGTGACCACCTTCCGGGCGATGGGCGCGCTGTCGGGGCATGTGCCGCTGATCGGCATCGTCTCCGGCCGCTGCTTCGCGGGCAATGCCGCGCTGCTGGGCATGTGCGACGTGGTGATCGCGACCCCGGAGGCCAACATCGGTATGGGTGGCCCGGCCATGATCGAAGGCGGCGGGCTCGGGGTGTTCCGGCCCGAGGACATCGGGCCCGTCGAGGTGCAGCGGCGCAACGGCGTGGTCCATGTGGTCGCCGAGGACGAAGCCGACGCGGTCGCGATCGCCCGCCGCTACCTAGCCTACTTCCAGGGTGACATCGAGCGGTGGGAGGCTCCGGACCCGCGGACGGCGAGGCATGTGGTGCCGGAGAACAGGTTGCACGCCTTCGACATCCGCGCCGCCATCGAATCCGTCGTCGACGTCGGTTCGGTGCTGGAACTGCGCCGCGACTGGGGAGTCGGCATCGTCACCGCGCTCGTGCGGGTGGAGGGCAGGCCGTTCGGGTTGATCGCCAACGATTGCCACCATCTCGGCGGCGCCGTCGACGCCCCCGCCGCCGACAAACTCAGCGCCTTCCTCGCGCTGTGCGACGCGCACGGGCTGCCGATCGTATCGCTGTGCGACACACCGGGATTCATGGTCGGTCCAGAGGCCGAGAAGCATGCGACGGTGACCAAGTTCAGCAGGTTGTTCATCGACGCCGCCAATATGCGGGTTCCGTGGGGGACCGTCGTGCTGCGCAAGGGCTACGGGCTCGGGGCGCAGGCGATGGCCGCCGGCTCGTTCCGCTCACCGCGGTTCATCGTCTCCTGGCCGACCGGCGAGATCGGCGGCATGGGCTTGGAGGGAGCGGTGCGACTGGGATTTGCCAAGGAACTGGCGGCGATCGCCGACCCCGCCGAGCGAGCGAAGGCCTTCGACAGTCTGGTGGCCGCGGCCTACGCCAATGGCAGAGCGCTCACCGCGGCGACGGTGTTCGAGATCGACGACGTGATCGATCCCGCCGACACCCGTCGTTGGATCCGCTTGCTGCGCTGA
- a CDS encoding SDR family oxidoreductase produces the protein MTKFDGKICLITGAAGGLGRSTAEAAAAKGASLVLTDIDGAGLERTAEELRASGATVHVAEAVDLTDHDAVVAFAERVHTQLGRGGVGSVDIVMNVAGIATWGTVERLSHEQWRRTIDIDLMGPIHVIEAFVPPMIAAGRGGHLVNVSSAAGLFGLPWHAPYSAGKFGLRGVSEVLRFDLRRHRIGVSLVCPGAMSTPMVDRLEIAGVDRESAAMRRGMKLFLRHAVSPEAAAKSVVRGVERDRYLVYTSSDIRIGHWVQRYFPPAYNLAMQGLNQAMQRYVDKPGVLRD, from the coding sequence ATGACCAAGTTCGACGGCAAGATCTGCCTGATCACGGGGGCCGCCGGCGGGCTCGGCCGCAGCACCGCCGAGGCGGCCGCGGCCAAGGGCGCGTCGCTGGTTCTCACCGACATCGACGGCGCCGGTCTCGAGCGTACCGCCGAGGAACTGCGCGCGAGCGGAGCCACGGTGCACGTGGCCGAGGCGGTCGATCTCACCGACCACGACGCCGTCGTCGCGTTCGCCGAGCGGGTGCACACCCAACTCGGCAGGGGTGGGGTCGGCAGTGTGGACATCGTGATGAACGTGGCGGGCATCGCCACCTGGGGCACGGTCGAGCGCCTTTCCCACGAGCAGTGGCGGCGCACCATCGACATCGATCTGATGGGGCCCATCCACGTCATCGAGGCGTTCGTGCCGCCCATGATCGCGGCCGGGCGCGGCGGTCATCTGGTCAATGTGTCCTCCGCGGCCGGGCTGTTCGGCCTGCCGTGGCACGCGCCCTACAGTGCGGGCAAATTCGGCCTGCGAGGCGTGTCGGAGGTCCTGCGCTTCGATCTGCGCAGGCATCGCATCGGTGTCAGCCTGGTGTGTCCGGGCGCGATGAGCACGCCGATGGTCGATCGGCTCGAGATCGCCGGTGTGGACCGGGAATCCGCGGCGATGCGACGGGGCATGAAGCTGTTCCTGCGTCATGCCGTCAGCCCGGAGGCGGCCGCGAAATCGGTGGTGCGCGGGGTGGAGCGCGACAGGTATCTCGTCTACACCTCCAGCGACATCCGCATCGGGCACTGGGTGCAGCGGTACTTCCCGCCCGCCTACAACCTCGCCATGCAGGGCCTGAACCAGGCCATGCAGCGCTACGTCGACAAGCCGGGCGTACTGCGCGACTGA
- a CDS encoding PP2C family serine/threonine-protein phosphatase: MNRDLPRDPAEAPTMPIESPAPPERSSTAESPTVEITREAAAPTVEIRTERTVRGTGPRCPDCGAENHTGTAICPSCGADLTGKRVALPLADAPADRFEADLGAVCLVTDRGISHARNEDAVAAAVMEGEHGPHTTVMVVCDGVSTSSDPQAASGSAVRAGVQACLRALEQGQPATEAALAGLVAASDAVRAIPNEERNAPSCTYVSAIVRGAGGGAVDVTVANVGDSRAYWLAAEPIGEDPTYLPSQRLTVDDSWAQALVDAGAMDEQAAMNDPRAHTLLRWLGADTDERPWSDRAVRTFRARTSGRLLLCSDGLWNYRPDADQLAALAAADDPMTAARDLADFAVRSGGNDNITVALAPIS, translated from the coding sequence GTGAACCGCGATCTGCCCCGAGATCCCGCCGAAGCTCCCACCATGCCCATCGAAAGCCCGGCACCACCGGAGCGGTCCTCCACCGCCGAATCGCCGACGGTGGAGATCACCCGCGAGGCGGCCGCGCCCACCGTCGAAATCCGTACCGAGCGCACGGTGCGCGGCACCGGCCCGCGCTGTCCGGACTGCGGCGCCGAGAACCACACCGGCACGGCGATCTGCCCGTCCTGTGGCGCGGATCTGACCGGCAAGCGAGTCGCGCTGCCGCTGGCCGACGCGCCCGCCGACCGGTTCGAGGCCGACCTGGGCGCGGTCTGCCTGGTCACCGATCGGGGTATCTCGCACGCGCGCAACGAGGACGCCGTCGCCGCGGCCGTCATGGAAGGCGAACACGGCCCGCACACCACGGTCATGGTGGTCTGCGACGGGGTGTCCACCTCCTCGGATCCGCAGGCCGCCTCCGGATCCGCGGTGCGCGCAGGTGTCCAGGCATGCTTGCGCGCGCTCGAGCAGGGGCAGCCCGCCACCGAAGCCGCACTCGCCGGGCTGGTCGCGGCTTCCGACGCGGTCCGCGCGATTCCCAACGAGGAGCGCAACGCGCCCTCGTGCACCTACGTCTCGGCGATCGTGCGCGGCGCGGGCGGCGGGGCGGTCGATGTCACGGTGGCCAATGTCGGCGACAGCCGCGCCTACTGGCTGGCCGCCGAACCGATCGGCGAGGACCCGACCTACCTCCCGTCGCAGCGGCTGACCGTCGACGATTCCTGGGCGCAGGCACTCGTCGACGCGGGCGCGATGGACGAACAGGCCGCCATGAACGATCCTCGCGCGCACACCCTGTTGCGCTGGCTCGGCGCGGACACCGACGAACGACCGTGGTCCGACCGTGCGGTGCGCACCTTCCGTGCCCGGACATCGGGCCGTCTGCTGCTGTGCAGCGACGGCCTGTGGAACTACCGGCCCGACGCGGACCAGCTGGCGGCGTTGGCCGCGGCCGACGACCCGATGACCGCGGCACGCGACCTGGCCGACTTCGCCGTACGAAGCGGCGGCAACGACAACATCACCGTCGCCCTCGCGCCGATCTCCTGA
- a CDS encoding STAS domain-containing protein, with the protein MAVDVTLTIHPRDTEANMPGVLCPCAQFVDRGHRCVVVRIEGELDALAQHRFRQALDNAVHSDCNAVVVDLRATLFLSLRAAAALGEVQAPAARRGVDVRVVTGRPEVERSLELTGVRCRFHRYPSMHDALAL; encoded by the coding sequence ATGGCAGTCGATGTCACGCTCACCATCCACCCCCGCGACACCGAGGCGAACATGCCCGGTGTTCTGTGTCCCTGCGCCCAGTTCGTCGACCGTGGTCACCGTTGTGTGGTGGTGCGGATCGAAGGTGAGCTGGACGCGCTCGCCCAGCATCGTTTCCGTCAGGCACTCGACAACGCCGTCCACTCCGACTGCAACGCCGTCGTGGTGGACCTGCGTGCCACGTTGTTCCTGAGTTTGCGCGCCGCCGCCGCGCTGGGCGAGGTCCAGGCCCCGGCCGCCCGGCGAGGTGTCGACGTCCGGGTCGTCACCGGACGCCCGGAAGTCGAGCGTTCCCTGGAGCTCACGGGCGTGCGCTGCCGATTCCACCGCTACCCGTCGATGCACGACGCACTCGCCCTCTGA
- a CDS encoding ATP-binding protein: MDMGDRAWRQPTTAATTIGVRVPARPEQLTMLRALAETVGHIADFAIDEVADIRLALDEVATALVLDAVPGSELDCELDYGQDRMTVRVRGLTASKDPVARNGFGWHIVRTLTESVETAQEPYDFQAGGYRTSIDFDWSRSYSPPRLV, from the coding sequence ATGGATATGGGGGATCGGGCGTGGCGACAGCCGACGACGGCGGCGACAACCATAGGGGTTCGGGTCCCCGCACGCCCTGAGCAGCTCACCATGTTGCGGGCGCTGGCGGAGACGGTAGGACATATCGCCGACTTCGCGATAGACGAGGTCGCCGATATCAGATTGGCCCTCGACGAGGTGGCCACCGCGCTCGTCCTGGACGCTGTGCCGGGATCCGAGCTGGACTGCGAACTCGATTACGGCCAGGATCGGATGACGGTCCGGGTGCGAGGGCTGACGGCGTCGAAGGACCCCGTGGCCCGGAACGGGTTCGGCTGGCACATTGTCCGCACCCTCACCGAGTCCGTCGAGACCGCTCAGGAGCCGTACGACTTCCAGGCCGGCGGCTACCGCACGTCCATCGATTTCGACTGGTCGCGGAGCTACTCGCCGCCGCGCCTGGTGTGA
- a CDS encoding response regulator transcription factor yields the protein MSANLMIVDDDDRIRRELRTALEDEGYDVSEAHEAEDALTRLRNNGAPDVMIVELMLGDMDGFECIREIRRDHDVPIIVISSRDDTHDVVAALEAGADDFVTKPFEIKEISARMRALRRRARLAAERDAPREIALDTDAEAPLLLDREGGLVRRGDEEIKLTLTEFRLLCELADVPGRVLSRAQLLEKVWDENFFGDERIVDVHMRRLRTKIEIDPSDPRIVVTVRGLGYRLDLPR from the coding sequence TTGAGCGCGAACTTGATGATCGTGGACGACGACGACCGCATCCGCCGAGAACTGCGGACGGCGCTGGAGGACGAAGGCTACGACGTCTCGGAGGCGCACGAAGCGGAAGACGCGCTGACCCGCCTGCGCAACAACGGCGCACCCGACGTGATGATCGTCGAATTGATGCTCGGCGACATGGACGGCTTCGAATGCATCCGTGAGATCCGCCGCGACCACGATGTGCCGATCATCGTCATCAGTTCCCGCGACGACACCCACGATGTCGTCGCCGCACTCGAAGCGGGGGCCGACGATTTCGTCACCAAGCCCTTCGAGATCAAGGAGATCTCCGCCCGGATGCGGGCGCTGCGCAGACGGGCACGGCTCGCGGCCGAACGCGACGCGCCCCGCGAGATCGCCCTCGACACCGATGCGGAAGCGCCTCTGCTGCTCGACCGCGAGGGGGGCCTTGTCCGGCGTGGCGACGAGGAGATCAAGCTGACACTCACCGAGTTCCGCCTGCTGTGCGAGCTCGCCGATGTACCCGGGCGCGTGCTCAGCCGCGCGCAATTGCTGGAAAAGGTCTGGGACGAGAACTTCTTCGGCGACGAACGCATCGTCGACGTCCATATGCGTCGGCTGCGCACCAAGATCGAAATCGATCCCTCGGACCCGCGAATCGTCGTCACGGTGCGCGGTCTCGGCTATCGACTCGATCTGCCGAGATAA
- the ectA gene encoding diaminobutyrate acetyltransferase, with the protein MSDRVGTALLRTPRIGDAPDIWRIAKESRVLDTNSSYAYLLWCRDFPGTTVVAEVDGKIVGFVTGYLRPERPDTVFVWQVAVSASQRGRGTGTAMIENLLDRVAPHGVTALETTISPDNPASIAMFAAVARRRGAEFTKRPLFEADAFPDEHAAEELYEISPITKEIR; encoded by the coding sequence GTGTCCGACCGTGTCGGCACCGCACTGCTGCGGACCCCCAGGATCGGGGACGCACCGGATATCTGGCGGATCGCCAAGGAATCCCGGGTACTGGACACCAATTCGAGTTACGCCTACCTGCTGTGGTGTCGCGATTTTCCCGGCACCACCGTGGTCGCCGAGGTCGACGGCAAGATCGTCGGTTTCGTCACCGGTTACCTGCGCCCCGAACGCCCCGACACGGTATTCGTCTGGCAGGTGGCGGTTTCGGCGAGTCAGCGCGGACGCGGCACCGGCACGGCGATGATCGAGAACTTACTCGACCGCGTCGCCCCGCACGGCGTCACCGCGCTGGAAACCACCATTTCGCCCGATAATCCTGCCTCGATCGCGATGTTCGCCGCCGTCGCCAGGCGCCGAGGCGCGGAATTCACCAAGCGCCCCTTGTTCGAAGCCGACGCGTTCCCCGACGAGCACGCAGCCGAAGAACTCTACGAAATTTCGCCTATCACCAAGGAGATTCGATGA
- the ectB gene encoding diaminobutyrate--2-oxoglutarate transaminase, with the protein MISADTTIFESLESNVRGYCRSWPTVFTTAQGAWLRDEEGKDFLDFFAGAGALNYGHNNPVLKQPLLDYIASDGITHGLDMSTAAKRTLLETLRDTLFAPRGLDYKVQFPGPTGANAVEAALKLARKVTGRETILSFTNAFHGMTLGALSVTGNAAKRAGAGVPLVHAAHMPYDGYFDNTTADFQWMERVLDDTSSGFDRPAAVIVETVQGEGGVNVARAEWLRHLAELCQEREILLIVDDVQMGCGRTGPFFSFEIAGITPDIVTLSKSIGGYGLPMALVLFKSELDQWSPGEHNGTFRGNNPSFVTAQVALEHFWSDGALEASTKAKGERIAAELADVAGHFPGLSSRGRGLVHGVAFEDPSQAGKVCQVAFERGLLVETSGSSDEVVKLLPPLTITDEELDEGLTILTGAIDSVCTGWDRPATTTGVRG; encoded by the coding sequence ATGATCAGCGCGGATACGACCATTTTCGAGTCGCTGGAGTCCAATGTGCGCGGCTACTGCCGCTCCTGGCCGACGGTGTTCACCACCGCCCAGGGCGCGTGGCTGCGCGACGAGGAGGGCAAGGACTTCCTGGACTTCTTCGCTGGTGCGGGCGCGCTGAACTACGGGCACAACAACCCCGTGCTCAAGCAACCGCTGCTGGACTACATCGCAAGCGACGGCATCACCCACGGCCTGGACATGTCCACCGCGGCCAAGCGCACGTTGCTCGAGACGCTGCGCGACACCCTGTTCGCCCCGCGCGGACTGGACTACAAGGTGCAGTTCCCCGGCCCGACCGGCGCCAACGCGGTCGAGGCAGCGCTCAAACTGGCCCGCAAGGTGACCGGCCGGGAGACCATCCTCAGCTTCACCAACGCCTTCCACGGCATGACGCTGGGCGCACTGTCGGTCACCGGAAACGCCGCCAAACGCGCGGGCGCGGGAGTTCCGCTGGTGCACGCCGCGCACATGCCCTACGACGGCTACTTCGACAACACCACCGCCGACTTCCAGTGGATGGAGCGCGTCCTCGACGACACCTCCTCGGGCTTCGACCGCCCGGCCGCGGTGATCGTGGAGACCGTACAGGGCGAGGGCGGTGTCAATGTGGCGCGCGCCGAGTGGCTGCGGCACCTGGCCGAGCTCTGCCAGGAGCGTGAGATCCTGCTGATCGTCGACGACGTGCAGATGGGTTGCGGGCGGACCGGCCCGTTCTTCTCTTTCGAGATCGCGGGCATCACCCCCGACATCGTGACACTGTCGAAGTCGATCGGCGGCTACGGCCTGCCGATGGCGCTGGTGCTGTTCAAGTCCGAGCTCGACCAGTGGTCGCCGGGCGAGCACAACGGCACCTTCCGCGGCAACAATCCGTCGTTCGTCACCGCGCAAGTCGCACTCGAGCACTTCTGGTCCGACGGCGCGCTGGAGGCCTCGACCAAGGCGAAGGGCGAGCGCATCGCCGCTGAACTCGCCGATGTCGCCGGTCACTTCCCAGGCCTGTCCAGTCGCGGCCGCGGTCTGGTGCACGGCGTCGCCTTCGAGGACCCCTCGCAAGCGGGCAAGGTGTGCCAGGTCGCGTTCGAGCGCGGTCTGCTGGTGGAGACCTCCGGGTCCAGCGACGAGGTGGTGAAACTGCTTCCGCCGCTGACCATCACCGACGAGGAGCTGGACGAGGGCCTGACGATCCTCACCGGCGCGATCGACTCGGTGTGCACCGGGTGGGATCGCCCGGCCACCACGACGGGAGTGCGGGGATGA
- a CDS encoding ectoine synthase, translating into MIVRTTAEITGTDRDVAGEGWRSKRIVLGGDGVGFSFHETTIAEGTTHVFHYQNHIEAVWLIEGEGTLTDLDNDQVYALGPGSMYLLDGHEKHRLEAHTRMRMMCVFNPPVTGQEVHDENGVYPLVAVQAG; encoded by the coding sequence ATGATCGTTCGCACCACCGCCGAGATCACCGGCACCGACCGCGATGTCGCCGGCGAGGGCTGGCGGAGCAAACGCATTGTCCTCGGCGGCGACGGCGTCGGGTTCTCCTTCCACGAGACCACCATCGCCGAAGGCACCACCCACGTGTTCCATTACCAGAACCACATCGAGGCGGTGTGGCTGATCGAGGGCGAGGGCACGCTGACCGATCTGGACAACGACCAGGTGTACGCCCTAGGGCCCGGCAGCATGTACCTGCTCGACGGTCACGAGAAGCATCGGCTGGAGGCGCACACGCGGATGCGGATGATGTGCGTGTTCAACCCGCCGGTGACCGGGCAGGAAGTTCACGACGAGAACGGGGTCTATCCGCTGGTCGCGGTGCAGGCCGGCTGA
- the thpD gene encoding ectoine hydroxylase has translation MERMDRYPTRTAETAPHIPRRDPTVWGEVRGAGLATYERDGFAVMDALLNPGEVAEFRAEIERLMVDPALADDDRVIREKASNRVRSVFEVHELSAAVADLVRETRIAGLARQVLGSEVYLHQTRINYMPGFRGSGFYWHSDFETWHAEDGMPAPRAVSLSIAMTDNYPFNGSLMVMPGSHRTFVPCIGATPEGHYRQSLREQEIGVPTTEDITVLAERHGIRQFTGAAGSALLFDSNIMHGSASNITPFPRSNIFLVFNSVENTLVQPYAAAAPRPTYIGSRDFTPV, from the coding sequence ATGGAACGCATGGATCGGTATCCCACCCGCACGGCCGAGACCGCGCCGCACATCCCGCGGCGTGACCCGACCGTGTGGGGCGAGGTCCGCGGTGCCGGGCTGGCGACCTATGAACGCGACGGTTTCGCGGTCATGGACGCCCTGCTGAACCCGGGCGAGGTGGCCGAGTTCCGCGCCGAGATCGAGCGGCTCATGGTCGACCCGGCGCTGGCCGATGACGACCGGGTGATCCGGGAGAAGGCATCGAACCGGGTGCGTTCGGTCTTCGAGGTGCACGAGCTCAGCGCCGCGGTGGCCGATCTCGTCCGCGAGACCCGCATCGCCGGGTTGGCGCGGCAGGTTCTCGGTTCCGAGGTCTACCTGCACCAGACCCGGATCAACTACATGCCGGGTTTCCGCGGCAGCGGCTTCTACTGGCACTCGGACTTCGAGACCTGGCACGCCGAGGACGGCATGCCGGCCCCGCGCGCGGTGAGCCTGTCGATCGCCATGACCGACAACTACCCGTTCAACGGCAGCCTCATGGTGATGCCCGGCTCGCACCGCACCTTCGTGCCGTGTATCGGAGCCACTCCCGAGGGGCATTACCGGCAGTCGTTGCGCGAGCAGGAGATCGGAGTGCCGACCACCGAGGACATCACCGTGCTGGCCGAGCGCCACGGCATCCGGCAGTTCACCGGCGCGGCCGGCTCGGCGCTGCTGTTCGACTCGAACATCATGCACGGATCCGCCTCGAACATCACTCCCTTCCCGCGCTCGAACATCTTCCTGGTGTTCAACAGCGTCGAGAACACCCTGGTGCAGCCGTACGCGGCGGCGGCTCCGCGGCCGACCTACATCGGAAGCCGCGACTTCACGCCTGTGTGA
- the erm gene encoding 23S ribosomal RNA methyltransferase Erm translates to MSRHRHSSRAAHSRGEARKRFSQNFLADAAAARTIVRASGIAAGDLVLEIGPGDGMLTGQLLGVARRVLAYEIDPRYAAALRARYAGDDRIRCHHADFRDIRAPAEPFAVVANIPFAASTDILRWCLAARALTSATLLTQQEFARKYSGDYRRWTKLTVTHWPTVRMSIGPRIDRNRFRPVPRVDAAVLHLHRRARPLLPSRDIARYRQLVDIGFLGIGGSLAASLATQLPARRVRAACARAAVAVDAPVGSVSADSWIALYRALS, encoded by the coding sequence ATGTCCCGCCACCGTCATTCGTCGCGTGCTGCCCACTCCAGGGGCGAGGCGCGCAAACGCTTCTCCCAGAACTTCCTCGCCGACGCGGCCGCCGCGCGCACGATCGTGCGCGCATCCGGTATCGCCGCCGGTGACCTGGTGCTCGAGATCGGGCCGGGAGACGGCATGCTCACCGGGCAACTGCTCGGTGTGGCGCGCCGCGTGCTCGCCTACGAGATCGATCCCCGCTATGCCGCCGCCTTACGGGCACGCTATGCAGGTGATGACCGAATCCGTTGTCACCACGCGGATTTCCGCGATATCCGGGCTCCCGCCGAGCCGTTCGCGGTGGTCGCCAACATCCCGTTCGCGGCGAGCACCGACATCCTGCGTTGGTGTCTCGCCGCTCGCGCGCTGACCTCGGCGACGCTGCTCACCCAACAGGAGTTCGCCCGCAAATACTCCGGCGACTACCGGCGGTGGACGAAACTGACTGTCACCCACTGGCCGACAGTGCGGATGAGCATCGGCCCACGTATCGATCGGAACCGGTTCCGGCCGGTACCCCGCGTCGATGCCGCGGTCCTGCATCTGCACAGGCGCGCGCGGCCGCTGCTGCCGAGCCGGGATATCGCACGGTATCGGCAGCTCGTCGACATCGGTTTCCTCGGCATCGGCGGATCGCTGGCGGCCTCGCTGGCCACGCAACTGCCCGCACGGCGGGTGCGCGCGGCGTGCGCGCGGGCCGCCGTCGCGGTGGACGCGCCGGTCGGCTCGGTATCAGCGGACAGCTGGATCGCGCTGTACCGAGCACTGTCGTGA